One window of the Xenopus tropicalis strain Nigerian chromosome 10, UCB_Xtro_10.0, whole genome shotgun sequence genome contains the following:
- the znf217 gene encoding zinc finger protein 217: protein MPVQSLSEFDCPDGVGSAIGSQMESPDSSLTLKRTNTISHKNLQETFLMQAEGDMTFDCMFCDQAYKHHEDLGKHVLVQHRPTLCEPEVLRVEAEYLSPQDKRRKGSVPLVKEELKDKDGLDCEVCGQTFEHSVDLGTHLKKHKDSFTYCCSICGRRFKEPWFLKNHKRTHTTRSGAKNKQSPAGEEMPATINDVEQEQKPQSAMSPYKLCVICGFFFPDKYTLMEHSKIHSKDSSLSGDVTNNSVPSMDNSCSPEKCDIDAATTPKHDFMSFLNLNPTAQATKKVLAISKSIGELDPFTTYQSWQLATKGKVALSLGREKEPLLEFKASADMSSEKEGHGDGWHAGKQDNVKGYADATLPHDNDKQGACVKAPSLEGEEKLATKDKPTLCSCCGKIFKTYHALVLHSRVHRNSRSDSESSAMSGGEGALLVCAANEASSDPTAIDPIPGAAANRVTLESTEAGDVTKVQEDSEEDSEDMGDAVQSDKNEDGEVRLKAKGLPTSKECNYCGKSFRSNYYLNIHLRTHTGEKPYKCEFCDYAAAQKTSLRYHLERHHKFKPGDSNAHVKSIGKCSPVPQGSGDLVPVLNHASNEARPMPTISNPTKKDRVNAKDQGNSIQPSEHLEGHKVAPGRENVIPKRERASTPTQVFSKESTVSHCEKQSSDQQVPNPADWSMEESDSLSICEKENVHHTSLSIKEDVQDDSLPMKEDAQPLNLCLKPSDYSAPSTNSALSVSTCPYCSYKSLYPEVLILHQRLTHNSNSDAVPKNVRPKTAAQMAAMRRTGCPLVLRGVDVPPLALNGKKSKTSSVVPKANPERPKQLSVLPNKAAAGSDSKSPEQGPNKLHARPTNASPLVNHSYMQPDLQGITHLLERMQQSEQNVTSLNIPYQGRNSFSKDYPYPSAPSWSGEYPFTRMLNSTHIESGEPYSKRLKHNTPIADSTRYPTKTNVVPNPPYSKLASFLLQEKSLLNSGAPLLPHGVSSPHAVESRWRQIIPAPPTTGPTYRVLDPSFSQEPSSVTEGRKAPINRHVSKRGFGPNDKA, encoded by the exons ATGCCAGTCCAGTCACTTTCAGAGTTTGATTGCCCAGATGGGGTGGGCAGTGCCATTGGTTCTCAGATGGAGAGTCCTGATTCTTCCCTAACCCTAAAACGGACCAATACCATTTCACACAAGAACCTGCAAGAAACCTTTTTAATGCAGGCAGAGGGAGACATGACATTTGACTGCATGTTTTGTGACCAGGCCTATAAACATCATGAGGATCTAGGAAAGCATGTGTTGGTCCAGCATAGGCCAACCCTCTGTGAGCCAGAAGTCCTCCGTGTTGAAGCAGAgtacctcagtcctcaggataAGCGCAGAAAAGGTTCTGTACCTTTGGTGAAAGAGGAGCTAAAGGATAAGGATGGGCTTGACTGTGAGGTTTGCGGTCAGACTTTTGAGCATTCTGTTGACTTGGGCACCCACTTGAAAAAGCACAAAGATTCCTTCACCTACTGCTGTAGCATCTGTGGGAGGAGATTCAAAGAGCCCTGGTTCTTAAAGAATCATAAGCGAACCCATACAACCAGATCAGGGGCCAAAAACAAACAGTCGCCAGCAGGTGAAGAGATGCCGGCGACCATAAATGATGTTGAGCAAGAACAGAAGCCCCAAAGCGCAATGTCACCCTATAAATTGTGCGTGATTTGTGGATTCTTTTTCCCTGATAAATACACACTCATGGAACATAGTAAAATACATTCCAAGGATTCTAGTTTATCTGGGGATGTTACAAACAATTCTGTCCCATCCATGGATAACTCATGTTCACCTGAGAAGTGCGATATAGATGCCGCAACCACCCCAAAACATGACTTCATGAGTTTTCTAAACCTTAACCCAACAGCTCAGGCCACAAAAAAGGTTCTTGCTATCAGCAAATCCATTGGAGAATTAGATCCATTCACCACATACCAGTCATGGCAGTTGGCAACTAAAGGCAAAGTTGCCCTGTCTCTTGGCAGAGAGAAGGAACCATTACTGGAATTTAAAGCCAGTGCTGATATGTCTTCTGAAAAGGAAGGACATGGTGATGGCTGGCATGCTGGAAAACAAGATAATGTGAAGGGCTATGCAGATGCTACTCTACCTCATGACAATGATAAACAAGGGGCCTGTGTTAAAGCGCCTTCATTAGAGGGGGAAGAAAAGTTGGCCACCAAGGACAAGCCAACTCTCTGTAGTTGCTGTGGAAAAATCTTTAAAACCTACCATGCCCTTGTTTTGCATTCTCGAGTGCATAGAAATAGCAGAAGCGATTCTGAATCTTCCGCTATGAGTGGAGGAGAGGGAGCCTTGTTAGTTTGTGCAGCCAATGAGGCCTCTTCTGACCCAACGGCCATAGATCCCATTCCTGGCGCTGCAGCCAATCGGGTTACTCTGGAAAGCACAGAAGCTGGTGATGTGACAAAAGTACAAGAAGATTCAGAAGAAGATTCGGAAGACATGGGGGATGCTGTGCAGTCTG ACAAAAATGAAGACGGTGAAGTCAGACTAAAAGCCAAAGGACTCCCTACCTCTAAAGAATGCAACTACTGTGGAAAATCCTTTCGCTCAAATTATTACCTCAATATTCATCTCAGGACGCACACTG GGGAGAAACCCTACAAATGTGAATTTTGTGACTATGCAGCTGCTCAAAAGACCTCTCTACGGTACCACTTAGAAAGGCACCATAAATTTAAGCCTGGAGACTCTAATGCTCATGTGAAAAGCATTGGAAAATGTTCTCCCGTTCCTCAGGGCTCTGGCGATCTTGTGCCAGTACTTAATCATGCCAGCAATGAAGCCAGACCAATGCCAACGATTTCTAACCCTACCAAAAAGGACCGTGTAAATGCAAAGGATCAAGGAAATTCTATTCAACCTTCTGAACATTTAGAAGGACATAAAGTGGCACCCGGAAGGGAAAACGTCATCCCAAAGAGAGAGCGAGCCTCTACCCCTACCCAGGTGTTTAGTAAAGAGTCGACTGTTTCACACTGTGAGAAGCAGAGTTCAGACCAACAAGTACCAAATCCAGCTGACTGGAGTATGGAAGAGAGTGATAGTTTGAGTATTTGTGAGAAAGAGAATGTACATCACACCTCACTTTCTATAAAAGAGGATGTACAGGACGATTCACTTCCAATGAAAGAGGATGCACAGCCATTAAACCTTTGCCTAAAGCCTTCAGATTATTCTGCACCTTCAACAAACAGTGCCTTGTCTGTAAGCACCTGCCCCTACTGTAGCTACAAATCTTTATACCCAGAAGTATTAATACTGCACCAAAGGCTGACCCACAATAGCAATTCTGATGCTGTTCCAAAAAATGTTCGGCCTAAAACTGCTGCGCAGATGGCGGCTATGAGAAGGACTGGTTGCCCTTTGGTGCTTCGTGGTGTGGATGTTCCTCCCTTAgctttaaatgggaaaaaatccaAAACTTCATCAGTGGTGCCCAAAGCCAACCCTGAGAGGCCTAAACAGCTTTCAGTTCTGCCAAACAAAGCTGCTGCAGGATCAGACTCTAAGAGCCCTGAACAAGGTCCTAATAAATTGCATGCAAGACCAACTAATGCTTCGCCACTGGTAAACCACAGTTACATGCAGCCGGATTTACAAGGAATTACTCATTTGCTAGAGCGTATGCAGCAAAGCGAACAAAATGTAACATCTCTGAATATTCCGTACCAAGGCAGAAACAGTTTTTCAAAGGATTACCCTTACCCATCTGCTCCTTCATGGTCTGGGGAGTATCCATTCACTAGAATGCTGAACAGTACCCATATAGAAAGCGGAGAGCCCTACTCAAAGAGACTTAAGCACAATACACCTATTGCTGACTCTACCCGGTACCCAACAAAGACCAATGTGGTCCCAAACCCTCCATACTCAAAACTTGCTAGCTTCCTTCTCCAGGAAAAATCCTTGTTAAATTCTGGAGCCCCTTTGTTGCCTCATGGTGTGAGTAGTCCACATGCTGTAGAATCACGTTGGAGACAAATCATTCCTGCTCCTCCAACCACAGGACCAACCTACAGAGTACTAGATCCTTCCTTCAGTCAGGAGCCTTCCTCCGTAACAGAAG GAAGAAAAGCACCTATAAACCGACATGTATCAAAGCGGGGGTTTGGACCAAATGACAAAGCCTAG